Proteins encoded by one window of Acidimicrobiales bacterium:
- a CDS encoding Gfo/Idh/MocA family oxidoreductase has translation MVAPVPDAGRRLRLAFVGCGAIAPWHLTALRAGAPRTDVTAAVDVDVERARVMAKQTGAEAFGSLEDALDADAFDAALIMVPHRLHEGLAVAALDAGRHVLLEKPMAPTVEACDRILAAARRSPAVFLVAENAQYWPEVVLTKGLVDEGAVGEVITARAWHCAPPMAEFAGPGNWRFSVADAGGGVALDVGSHWMRPLRMWLGELSEVVAATARPFEAMEGESMCRALCRFESGVVASFDVVLSPGPTAPLPLFQVTGSRGELVIDVLGRVKHYDGSDPGGTVVGQGGYLQSYERQMAAFEAAVLDGVPAPAGAEHSLGEVRAALAMVRSAASGRWEPVW, from the coding sequence CGACGCCGGGCGTCGCCTGCGGTTGGCCTTCGTGGGGTGCGGGGCCATCGCGCCGTGGCACCTGACCGCCCTGCGCGCCGGCGCGCCGCGCACCGACGTCACCGCCGCCGTCGACGTCGACGTCGAGCGCGCCCGGGTCATGGCGAAGCAGACCGGCGCCGAGGCGTTCGGCTCCCTCGAGGACGCCCTCGACGCCGACGCCTTCGACGCCGCGCTGATCATGGTCCCGCACCGGCTCCACGAGGGGCTGGCCGTCGCCGCCCTCGACGCCGGCCGGCACGTGCTCTTGGAGAAGCCCATGGCACCCACGGTGGAGGCGTGCGATCGCATCCTCGCCGCCGCCCGGCGCTCGCCGGCGGTCTTCCTCGTGGCCGAGAACGCCCAGTATTGGCCGGAGGTGGTCTTGACCAAGGGTCTCGTCGACGAGGGTGCGGTGGGTGAGGTGATCACGGCGCGGGCCTGGCACTGCGCCCCGCCCATGGCCGAGTTCGCCGGCCCCGGCAACTGGCGCTTCTCGGTGGCCGACGCCGGAGGCGGCGTGGCCCTCGACGTGGGCTCGCACTGGATGCGCCCGCTGCGCATGTGGCTGGGGGAGCTGTCCGAGGTGGTGGCGGCCACCGCCCGCCCGTTCGAGGCCATGGAGGGGGAGTCCATGTGCCGGGCGCTGTGCCGCTTCGAGTCCGGCGTGGTGGCCAGCTTCGACGTCGTGCTGTCGCCGGGGCCCACGGCGCCACTCCCGCTGTTCCAGGTCACCGGCAGCCGCGGCGAGCTCGTGATCGACGTCCTCGGGCGGGTGAAGCACTACGACGGGTCCGACCCCGGCGGCACGGTCGTCGGCCAGGGTGGCTATCTGCAGAGCTACGAGCGCCAGATGGCCGCCTTCGAGGCGGCCGTGCTCGACGGCGTCCCCGCGCCCGCGGGTGCGGAGCACTCGCTGGGCGAGGTGCGCGCCGCGCTGGCGATGGTGCGCTCGGCGGCCTCGGGCCGGTGGGAGCCGGTGTGGTAG